The following proteins are co-located in the Apium graveolens cultivar Ventura chromosome 5, ASM990537v1, whole genome shotgun sequence genome:
- the LOC141661887 gene encoding caffeoylshikimate esterase-like has translation MNTMPAPPPNFWGDMPENDYYKSQGVTNSKSYFKTPHGTIFTQSFLPISQHEGPTSRYVASVKGTVYMTHGYGSDSGWLFQKTCITFATWGYAVFTADLLGHGRSDGIPGYIGDMDKAAAASLSFFFNTRRGDRYRDLPAFLFGESMGGAVTMLMYFQSPPDTWTGLIFSAALFACMQETKPSRVRLFMYGLLLGAADTWASWPEEKKIGNAIKDFEKLKIMLQNPRRYSGRARVGTKREVARLEKYLQNNFHKVKVPFLVVHGSDDGVTSPSGSEMLYKKARSVDKTLKLYEGMYHSLIQGESDENVKIVLGDMRAWIDERVVKYGPTCKAQ, from the coding sequence ATGAACACCATGCCGGCGCCACCTCCGAACTTCTGGGGCGACATGCCGGAAAATGACTATTACAAATCCCAAGGCGTAACGAATTCGAAATCCTACTTCAAAACCCCTCACGGCACCATCTTCACTCAATCATTTTTGCCTATTTCACAACACGAGGGCCCCACTAGCCGCTACGTAGCTTCGGTAAAGGGTACGGTGTACATGACTCATGGGTACGGATCGGATTCGGGTTGGTTGTTTCAAAAAACATGCATCACTTTTGCTACGTGGGGATACGCTGTCTTTACGGCCGACCTTTTAGGGCACGGCCGTTCTGACGGTATCCCCGGGTACATAGGCGACATGGACAAAGCCGCCGCCGCATCgctttcatttttttttaataCTCGACGGGGTGATCGGTACCGTGATCTCCCCGCTTTTTTATTCGGTGAGTCAATGGGTGGGGCCGTTACAATGCTGATGTACTTCCAATCACCGCCCGACACGTGGACCGGACTAATATTCTCGGCTGCGCTCTTTGCATGCATGCAAGAAACAAAGCCGTCTAGGGTTAGGTTATTTATGTACGGTTTGCTACTCGGAGCGGCCGACACGTGGGCATCATGGCCGGAGGAGAAAAAAATCGGGAACGCgataaaggatttcgagaaaTTGAAAATAATGTTACAAAATCCACGTAGATATTCGGGTCGGGCCCGGGTGGGGACGAAAAGAGAGGTGGCAAGACTCGAGaaatatttacaaaataattttCATAAAGTGAAGGTTCCGTTTCTGGTTGTTCACGGCTCCGACGACGGCGTGACGTCGCCGTCGGGGTCGGAGATGTTGTATAAGAAAGCGAGGAGTGTTGATAAAACACTTAAATTGTATGAAGGGATGTACCATTCGTTGATACAAGGTGAGAGTGATGAGAATGTGAAGATTGTGTTGGGTGATATGCGGGCTTGGATTGATGAGAGGGTTGTCAAGTACGGCCCAACTTGCAAAGCCCAGTAA